The Glycine soja cultivar W05 chromosome 6, ASM419377v2, whole genome shotgun sequence genome has a window encoding:
- the LOC114414765 gene encoding LOW QUALITY PROTEIN: F-box/kelch-repeat protein At5g43190-like (The sequence of the model RefSeq protein was modified relative to this genomic sequence to represent the inferred CDS: substituted 2 bases at 2 genomic stop codons) → MDPRIWSKLPPDVVEHILLLLPLKTLLNLRPTCKAFTCLLFSPSFVSKHSSSLSSSSLSPFSSFLLLSHPQFPHYFRLYDSNLCSWRTLSLSLSNSLPFSSSFTLVSSSGGLFCLFNPTSSTFLVYNLFVKSFRKIESPTSLSLYLGHVTFVTTPLGYYIVLLRSKSTSNTSVFVYDSNELSCRSFEGFNAVLSGSIHQQGTFFDGGLYFTTPEPFSVVPIDLDSGRWERHVAELPQQVTFMRLVSDGEGKLYLLSGIGNDGILRSIKLWELTKGERVWVEVVVLPEIRCRKFVWVCXHSXEHVYCFWHEGMIFVCCYMWPEILYYSVLKRTWDWLPRCPYLPLKSSCGFKWFSFVPKLYASV, encoded by the coding sequence ATGGACCCTAGAATATGGAGCAAACTACCTCCTGATGTTGTAGAACACATACTTTTGTTACTTCCTCTCAAAACACTCTTGAATCTCAGACCCACTTGCAAGGCCTTCACCTGTCTCCTCTTTTCACCTTCATTTGTTTCCAAACACTCTTCTTCtttatcttcttcctctttatcacccttctcttcctttctcttaCTCTCCCATCCTCAATTCCCTCACTATTTCCGTCTCTACGATTCCAACCTTTGCTCTTGGCgaaccctctctctctccctctccaaCTCTCTAcccttctcttcttccttcacTCTTGTTTCCTCCTCTGGTGGCCTCTTTTGTCTCTTCAACCCCACCTCTTCTACCTTTCTTGTGTACAACCTCTTTGTCAAGTCCTTCAGAAAAATCGAATCCCCAACAAGTCTTTCTCTTTATTTGGGACATGTCACTTTTGTTACCACCCCTCTTGGCTACTACATAGTACTTCTTCGTTCAAAGTCAACTTCCAACACTAGTGTCTTTGTTTATGATTCTAACGAACTCTCTTGTCGGTCTTTTGAGGGTTTCAATGCTGTTCTCAGCGGCAGTATTCACCAGCAGGGTACTTTCTTCGATGGGGGCTTGTATTTCACAACCCCGGAACCATTTTCAGTGGTGCCTATTGATTTGGATAGTGGAAGATGGGAGAGACACGTTGCTGAGTTGCCACAACAAGTCACTTTCATGAGGCTGGTGAGTGATGGAGAAGGGAAGTTGTACTTGCTTAGTGGTATTGGGAACGATGGAATCTTGAGGAGCATCAAGTTGTGGGAATTAACAAAGGGTGAAAGGGTTTGGGTGGAAGTGGTGGTGTTGCCTGAGATTAGGTGTAGGAAATTTGTGTGGGTTTGTTAACATAGCTAGGAGCATGTTTATTGCTTCTGGCATGAGGGAATGATCTTCGTTTGCTGCTATATGTGGCCAGAGATATTGTATTACAGTGTTTTGAAGAGGACTTGGGATTGGCTTCCAAGGTGCCCCTATTTGCCTCTCAAATCTAGCTGTGGTTTCAAGTGGTTTTCTTTTGTTCCAAAGCTCTATGCTTCGGTGTGA
- the LOC114414277 gene encoding uncharacterized protein LOC114414277 has translation MGPVGVGAFPDGEWDCFGKMLANESHYCSPQLLGEDDGSVGMQSMFFATLDVGGNKSMFYSFDSHNSNLQYISQESSHNNSTCSDHSVFMINPEDHTNYHFGYVDHVLANSTSMDFCMMDEKNPGSCVQSDIVMKDNVSLNEDEGSGKSENVFLPNI, from the coding sequence atgggacCTGTTGGTGTTGGAGCCTTCCCTGATGGAGAATGGGATTGCTTTGGCAAAATGTTGGCTAATGAATCCCATTATTGCTCACCACAATTACTCGGGGAAGATGATGGGAGTGTTGGAATGCAATCCATGTTTTTCGCCACTCTTGATGTTGGGGGAAATAAGAGTATGTTTTACTCTTTTGACTCTCACAACTCTAATTTGCAGTATATTTCTCAAGAAAGCAGTCACAATAATAGCACTTGTAGTGACCATAGTGTCTTCATGATCAATCCGGAGGATCATACAAACTACCATTTTGGTTATGTTGATCATGTGCTAGCAAATAGTACATCCATGGATTTTTGCATGATGGATGAGAAAAACCCTGGCTCTTGTGTCCAATCTGACATTGTCATGAAAGACAATGTCAGTTTGAATGAAGATGAGGGAAGTGGCAAATCAGAGAATGTTTTCCTGCCAAACATTTGA
- the LOC114414766 gene encoding U-box domain-containing protein 4-like — protein MFNHDSFSAFSDCNSDRSAEFPTPSSENSDELIRQLVLKLVSCSIEEQKQATMEIRLLAKNKQENRPKIAKAGAIQPLISLLPSSDLQLQEYVVTAILNLSLCDENKELIASHGAVKALVAPLERGTATAKENAACALVRLSHNREEEKVAIGRAGAIPHLVKLLEGGGLRGKKDAATALYALCSAKENKVRAVRAGIMRGLVELMADLGSSMVDKAVYVVSVVVGVAEARAALVEEGGIPVLVEIVEVGTQRQKDIAAGVLLQICEESVVYRTMVSREGAIPPLVALSQSNSNRAKQKAQKLIQLLPQPRSANGAAPTSEMPPIQH, from the exons ATGTTCAACCATGATTCCTTCTCCGCTTTCAGCGACTGCAACAGCGACAGATCCGCCGAATTTCCCACGCCGTCTTCTGAGAATTCCGACGAACTCATTCGGCAACTTGTTCTCAAATTGGTCTCCTGTTCCATTGAGGAACAAAAACAAGCGACGATGGAAATCAGGTTACTCGCCAAGAACAAGCAAGAGAACCGCCCCAAAATCGCAAAAGCCGGCGCCATTCAGCCCTTGATTTCACTCTTACCATCATCAGACCTTCAGCTTCAGGAATACGTGGTGACCGCGATTCTGAATCTCTCCCTCTGCGACGAGAACAAGGAGCTCATCGCTTCTCATGGAGCGGTGAAGGCGCTGGTGGCGCCGCTGGAGAGAGGGACGGCGACGGCGAAGGAGAACGCGGCGTGCGCCTTGGTTCGTTTATCGCACAACAGGGAGGAAGAGAAGGTGGCGATAGGGAGGGCGGGGGCGATTCCGCATCTGGTGAAGCTTCTAGAAGGAGGGGGATTGCGCGGGAAGAAGGACGCGGCGACTGCGCTCTACGCGCTGTGTTCGGCCAAGGAGAATAAGGTGAGGGCGGTGAGGGCGGGGATTATGAGGGGGCTGGTGGAGCTGATGGCGGACTTGGGGTCGAGCATGGTGGACAAGGCGGTGTACGTGGTGAGCGTGGTGGTGGGGGTGGCGGAGGCGAGGGCGGCGCTGGTGGAGGAAGGAGGGATTCCGGTGCTGGTGGAGATAGTGGAGGTGGGGACGCAGAGGCAGAAGGATATTGCGGCTGGGGTGTTGTTGCAGATTTGTGAGGAGAGTGTGGTGTACCGTACTATGGTGTCCCGCGAAGGAGCCATTCCTCCATTGGTTGCTTTGTCCCAGTCAAATTCCAATCGCGCCAAGCAAAAG GCTCAGAAACTAATACAACTTCTACCACAACCAAGATCCGCCAATGGCGCTGCTCCCACCTCGGAAATGCCACCAATCCAACACTGA